In Thalassococcus sp. S3, the sequence CTCCCCATCGCGCGGTCCAAAGCCGCCTGCACAGTACCCGCATCTGGCGCTTCGAACACCGCGCAGACATGCCCGTCGGGCCGGAACAGATAGGCAAGACCCGCGCCATACCGTGCCTCGGCATGCCCCCCGACACTCGCAAAACAGGGATACTCCGCGCGCTGATCCACCCCGATGCGCCGCAACCCCGGCACGTCCGGCAGCGCCACGTCGCCAAATCCGACGAGCGTCCAGCCGCCCTGCACCTCCCGGCTCAGCCAGGTGCCCTCCAGCGGCGCATCGACCAAAGCGGTCCCGGGCCGCACCGGCGCCTCTGCCGGCGTCTGCAGCGCCATCCCCTCCAGCGAGCAAGGCATCGACAGCCGCCCCGAATTCAAAAGCTTCCGCGCAAACGGCATGTCATGCGCCAGCCTGAGCGTCTCCGCCCGGAACAGCGCCTCGATCGGCGTCTTCGGCGTCATGAAGTTCGTGGCGCGCGAGGAATTGAGGATATTCTCCGCCGACCCGTGGCTGCGTTCCTCGTGATAGGTCCCGATCAGCGCCCCGGGCGCCTTGCCCTCCAGCACGGCGGCCAGCTTCCAGCCCAGATTGTCGACATCCTGAATACCGCCATTCCCGCCGCGCGCCCCGAAGGGGCTGACCACATGCGCGCTGTCGCCCACGAAGATCACCCGGCCATGCACGAACTCATCCAGCTTGATGCAGCGGAACCTGTAGACGCTCATCCAGTCCAGCCGGAACGGCTTGTTGCCCACGATGGCCCTTATGCGGGGCAGCACCTTTTTCTCGGTCGCCTCCGCCTTGCCGTCCGCATCCACGTCCAGTTGCAGGTCGATCCGGTAGATATTGTCCGGCTGCATATGCAGCAGAGCCGACTTGCCCTGGTGAAAGGGCGGATCGAACCAGAACCAACGCTCCGGCACATCGTGGTCGCCAAAGGGGCTGTCCTCCATCTCGATATCCGCGATCAGGAACTGCTCCTCAAAGGTTTGCCCTTCAAAGGTCAGCCCCATCCGCTCCCGCGTCGGAGAGCCCGCGCCATCGCAAGCCACATACCACTCCGCCTCGATCTCGTAAGACCCGTCCGGTGTCTCCACCGTGAGCACCACGTGATCGCCCCGGTCGTCATGGCCGGTAACCCTGTTCTTGAACCGCAGGTCAATCAGGTCCGGAAAGTCCCGCGCGCGGTCGATCAGATATTCCTCTACGTAATATTGCTGCAGGTTGATGAAGGCCGGGTATTTGTGCCCCTTCTCCGGCAACAGATCGAAGGAGAAGACCTCGTCTTGGCCGTGAAACTGCCGCCCGACCTTCCACGTGACGCCCTTCTCCAGCATCCGCTCGCCCACGCCCAGCCGGTCGAAAATCTCCATCGTCCGCTTGGCCCAGCAGATCGCCCGCGAGCCGACCGACACGACGTTGTTGTCATCCAGCACGACCGAGGCCACGCCCCGCTGCGCCAGATCAATCGCCATCGCCAGACCGATGGGACCCGCACCTACGATAGCCACGGGATGGCGCGGCTCGGGTGCTGTCAGGCCCGGAGGGGCGATGTAAGGAAACGGAGCATAATCATACGCCATCGGAATAGTCCTTCCGGATCAGTTTACGGATCGTCCACACCGCCGTGCCGCCGAAAAAGACGCTGGCGATGCCGATGATCTCGAACATTGCGGGTCCCTTGGGCATCCCGCGATAAAGAATGGCCCCCACCATCATGGCGAGACCACAGAGGCTGAAAACCAGCCGAAAGATGAGATCGGATTTCGAGGGGCCGAATTTGCTCATGGCCCGGCCTCCACTAGTGCGTTGCGACAGCCGTCCATTCCCGCCCGTGATGCTTGCATCGCGGACAGCCCCCGACCGCCCGCGTCACGCCAAAGGCGTGCCTTCGGCACGACGCCGGGGGCTTCACCCCCACCCGCGGTCGGAGGCTGCCCTCTGTTCGATACAGAACAAAACTGTCGCCCTTTGCCAGCCATGTCCGATCCTCCAAATCGCTTCCAAACGCCGCTGATCGGGGCTCCGCCAGTTCGGCGCTGAAAAGGGTCCCCCGAACCCTTTCCCGACCGCGCCTCACCCCTGAAGCGCCTCCCACATCTCAATGTCTCTCTGCGCCGTCCAGATGCGCGGCGTGTCGATGCCGCGTGCCTCGTCATAGGCGCGGGCCACGTTGAAGGGCAGGCAATGCTCGTAAATCGCGTAATCCGCGAATTTCGGATCGCATTCGGCGCGCACCGCGTCCCACGCCTCTTTCAGCGTGCCGTTCCGCGCCGCCACCCGTGCCGCGGGACGGTAGGTGCTCTCCACGAAATCGCGGGTGTTCTTGATGGCCGCCCCGACCATCTCGCGGCCCACCAGCGCATCGCCACGTCCCGGCGCAATCGCGTCCACGTCGAAGGCCTTGATCGCATCCAGCGTCCGGCCCCAATCGGCGAAATGCCCGTCGCCGCAATAACAGGCCGAGTGGTATTCTACGATATCGCCCGTGAACATCACGTTCTGATCCGGCACGTGGATCACGATATCCCCCGCCGTATGCGCGCGGCCCAGATGCATCAGGTTGATCTGCCGATTGCCTAGATAGACACTCATCCGGTCGCTGAACGTGGTCGTGGGCCAGGTCAGCCCCGGAATGCTCTCGTGCCCCTCGAAAAGGCGCGGGAAGCGCTGGAACTCGCTGTCCCAATCCTCCTGCCCGCGCTCAACCACCATCGCGCGGGCCATATCCGACATCACGACCTGATCCGCCCCGAAGGCCGAGGCGCCCAGCACACGCACCGCGTGATAATGGGTCAGCACCACATGACTGATCGGCTTGTCGGTGACCTCGCGCACCTTCTCGATCACCTTGCCCGCCAGCCTCGGCGTCGCCTGCGCCTCCACGATCATCACCGACTCATCGCCGATGATCACGCCGCTATTGGGATCGCCCTCGGCGGTAAAGGCCCAGAGCCCTTCGCCCACCTCGGTAAAGCTGATCTCTTTTTCCGTCATGTCCCCCTGGGACGCAAAGGCCTTGGCCATCTTCAAAACTCCAGAAATTCCAATCGGTTGCCGAACGGGTCCTCGCAGAAGAACCGCTTTCGGCCCGGGATCGTATCGTCCCATGTCACCGGATACCCCTTGGCCTCCATCGCGTCGGCCAGCGCCGCGATGCCGGCGACCTTCAGCCCCGGATGCGCCTTTTTCGCCGGGTGAAACGGCGCCTCGACGCCCAGATGCAACTCTGCGCCGTCCAGCTGCAGCCACAGCCCGCCCCGCGCCTTCAGCGCTTCCGGCTTCTCGATCTCCTCCAGGCCGACAAGCTCGCACCAGAATGCCCGCGCCTCGTCTTCGGCGCCTTCCGGAACCGCCATCTGCATGTGGTCAAGCCCCACGCTCATCTTGCGTAGGGATCGTTCAGCGCCGGCAGCACCTTGCCCAGGCAATCGCCAAACCCGATGGAGTACCCGTCGCCCTGCGCCGCCCCGTGCAGCCCAAGCGTATCGCCATCCTCCAGAAAGGTGCGCGTCTCTCCGGTCTCCAGCGTGATCGGCTCCTTCCCGCCCCAACTGAGCTCCAGAAGCGAGCCGCGCTCGTGCTTTTCGGCCCCCGAGATCGTGCCCGACCCCAGCAGATCGCCCGCATTCATCGGACAGCCCGAGGTCGAATGATGCGCCAATTGCTGGGCCGATGAATAATACATCTCCCGGTAATTCGTCCGTGCAATCACCGTCGCCGCCTTGCCCTCCGGCGCCAGCGTCACCGACAGGTCGATGTCATAGAGCATCGGGCCGGTGTCCTTCAGGTGATCCAGCAGTTCGAATTCCCGCTCGGGCGTAGAGACGCGGAACGGCTCC encodes:
- a CDS encoding FAD-dependent oxidoreductase translates to MAYDYAPFPYIAPPGLTAPEPRHPVAIVGAGPIGLAMAIDLAQRGVASVVLDDNNVVSVGSRAICWAKRTMEIFDRLGVGERMLEKGVTWKVGRQFHGQDEVFSFDLLPEKGHKYPAFINLQQYYVEEYLIDRARDFPDLIDLRFKNRVTGHDDRGDHVVLTVETPDGSYEIEAEWYVACDGAGSPTRERMGLTFEGQTFEEQFLIADIEMEDSPFGDHDVPERWFWFDPPFHQGKSALLHMQPDNIYRIDLQLDVDADGKAEATEKKVLPRIRAIVGNKPFRLDWMSVYRFRCIKLDEFVHGRVIFVGDSAHVVSPFGARGGNGGIQDVDNLGWKLAAVLEGKAPGALIGTYHEERSHGSAENILNSSRATNFMTPKTPIEALFRAETLRLAHDMPFARKLLNSGRLSMPCSLEGMALQTPAEAPVRPGTALVDAPLEGTWLSREVQGGWTLVGFGDVALPDVPGLRRIGVDQRAEYPCFASVGGHAEARYGAGLAYLFRPDGHVCAVFEAPDAGTVQAALDRAMGRALA
- a CDS encoding MBL fold metallo-hydrolase, whose amino-acid sequence is MAKAFASQGDMTEKEISFTEVGEGLWAFTAEGDPNSGVIIGDESVMIVEAQATPRLAGKVIEKVREVTDKPISHVVLTHYHAVRVLGASAFGADQVVMSDMARAMVVERGQEDWDSEFQRFPRLFEGHESIPGLTWPTTTFSDRMSVYLGNRQINLMHLGRAHTAGDIVIHVPDQNVMFTGDIVEYHSACYCGDGHFADWGRTLDAIKAFDVDAIAPGRGDALVGREMVGAAIKNTRDFVESTYRPAARVAARNGTLKEAWDAVRAECDPKFADYAIYEHCLPFNVARAYDEARGIDTPRIWTAQRDIEMWEALQG
- a CDS encoding VOC family protein translates to MSVGLDHMQMAVPEGAEDEARAFWCELVGLEEIEKPEALKARGGLWLQLDGAELHLGVEAPFHPAKKAHPGLKVAGIAALADAMEAKGYPVTWDDTIPGRKRFFCEDPFGNRLEFLEF